AGCGACCTGAAACGCAACCTTGCCGCGCTCGAACTCGCAGTTCACGTAAACCACGTCAATGCCCATCTTCTTGCCGGTTTTCGTTCCGGTTTGGCCCTTGAAAGCGCCCAGTTCACCGCCAAGATCGGCCCACACCTGCCGGAACTTCTCGGGACCCATTGCGGCCTTCATTGTCCCGTCGAAATGGGCGGTTGCCGCCGCAAAATCGCCCCTGGAAAGGGCGGAAACAAGCTCCGTCGCCAGGGCAACCGAGGCCGCCTCCGCGTCCGGCGCCATGGTGGAGGGGCCGGACGCGCCCGACCGGACCGCCTTGAGCAAAAGGGGCAACCCCGCCACAACGGCAATGACAACCACCACGGCAATCATCTTCTTGTCCATCAGAACCACCCTCCGTTTTTTATTTGGCGGGTCTCTTCGCCGCATGGGTCCGTTCCCCGCCCATCACCGCGCCCTCCCATAAATGTTCAGGCGCCAAACCAAAACACAAAAAACTTGATTATCACCACCTTGGACAGCGCCTCGGCCGCAAGGGCCGCCACGATGAACGCCGCGACGGCTTTTCCCCCGCCTGCGTTGCACGAGACGGAGAACGCGCGGTACATCAGCACAATCATCCAGATGATGGCGGCGAATATGACCACGCACGCCGCGCGAACGCGGCGATGTCCGCCGCCACTATCTCATTGTTCATGGCCGCCAGCCGCAGCGCCTGACGCTGGTAGCCGGGCAGCAGCACAGCAAAGGCGATGAAAAGTGTCGGAAAACGCGCCAGCGCCTGCGTGCCGAACACGTCAATGGCGCGGAAACGCCGGCCCCGAAGCGCCAGCCCGGCAAGGCACAGGCAGACCGAGAGCGCGAGCCAGTTCACAAGCCCCTCGAAGATGTGCAGGGACACCGGCGCCTGCAGGCCCGTGTGGGCGTCGAAGACCCCGTCAAAATGGGTGTTGCTGACAGACCCGTTAACGGCGGCGACAACAATCACAACCAGGCCGATTCCCAGCGCCTTGCCGCCCGCAATGTTATGGAACGGATTGAAGAACCAGGTTTTGAGGCTACCCCCCCGGCCGTTGTCCGCATGCGCGTTCATTCAGACGACTCCTTCCCCTCATCATTTTCAGACCCGGCGGACAAAAAGCGCACCCGCGCAATCAGCGCGTCCAACCGGTTGCGGACCGTCGGGTACGAGACGCCATACACCGCCGCAAGCTCCTTGAGGCTGCCGCCGCACAGCACAAGACTGACCAAAAACTCCTGCTCCTCCCGCGTCAGGCGCGCCAGAACAGGCAGACCAAAACAACCCTCGACCGCCGTGTCACACGATGGGCATTCAAGCCGCCTGACTTTCAAGGCTTGTCCGCAACTGGGACAGGAAACCGGCAACATTCGCTTATCCATGC
The nucleotide sequence above comes from Candidatus Hydrogenedentota bacterium. Encoded proteins:
- a CDS encoding DUF3887 domain-containing protein, with translation MDKKMIAVVVVIAVVAGLPLLLKAVRSGASGPSTMAPDAEAASVALATELVSALSRGDFAAATAHFDGTMKAAMGPEKFRQVWADLGGELGAFKGQTGTKTGKKMGIDVVYVNCEFERGKVAFQVAFNNDRQISGLYVVPPAP
- a CDS encoding DUF2089 family protein; its protein translation is MDKRMLPVSCPSCGQALKVRRLECPSCDTAVEGCFGLPVLARLTREEQEFLVSLVLCGGSLKELAAVYGVSYPTVRNRLDALIARVRFLSAGSENDEGKESSE